In Ornithodoros turicata isolate Travis chromosome 1, ASM3712646v1, whole genome shotgun sequence, the DNA window GGAGCGGCTACAGTAACCGCTGTTGCGTGTGGAAAATcgtatgactttttttttctttttttttttgctgcattacGGCATTtgtattattatatttttttctgatctgAAAGAGCCCTTTCAACCCTGCGAGTGCATTGACAACGCCGGGAACGAACATTCGACCTGTGTTGGACCTTCATGCATTTCACAAATCTGAACAAATATTGGCATCCCAGATGGCTCGTACAAGTGCAAATTCGAACAGCATGAATGCTAGCAACCTGATTGTCAATTGATTTCAACTAGTCTATTGATTGTTCAGCCATATTCGCCTTTCTCAAGCCAGATGATGTAGCGTTGATGTAACGGACGCTGGGCAATCGCAAAAGACGACGACAAAGTGAGCTGCGGACGAACACCAGCCAGCCGTTCCCAAGGCGCCCGTGGTACCGTGCTGGATGCTTCCGAATGAGTTCCTGACCCCCTATTGGGACGACGCGTACACGCCGCGTCGCATGAGCAACCTCATGCTTTCCAACCCGGAACATTCGAGACGGCTCCAGAGGGGTCTTCGACTCACGGTCTTGTTCGTGAGTGCGATCTTAGCCACAGGATGCATCGCGCTACTAGTCACAGCGATCCAGCGCTCTGGTAGAAGGCATCGAGCACACCGATACCCACCCGGGATACCCCAGGACGTGGCGCCAGAGGGCATTGAGTCACAGGGGCTCTTAAGGAAAAAGCTCAATCGTTTCTTCAACCGAGGCGCCTTTCAAGCAAAGCACCACCATATTGGACAAGTTCCCGGGAAGAAAGGGAATGAGATTCCGAGCGTCGCTGCGGGGAGATGGAAAAAACGGGTGAGGGATTTGAATTATAGTTTCGTTACACCGTGAGAAAGGAGTAACGGAGTTTGTCCAAACGTTTCGTTGTTAAAAGTTGTTAAATAATGTGGACGTATGCAGAAcctgttttttatttttatttttttttacattgctaGAGTAAAAGCCAGGTTCACTTGACGCACCAATTTGAATAGAAACACGCGCCAGCCTATGCAAAAATGAAAATTAGCGTAGGCTTTTACTCAGATATTTCAAAAATAGGTCAGCAGGGCTCTTCTCGCCGTTTTGCTGCCGCATGAGATAGTACATGATGCACACTTTAGCCAAAAAGGACTATGTATTGCACTCACAGTAGTCACGGAAAACTAACTTTCAACAAAGCTGTTCAGTTGCTTTTTTTAATACAACTATAGTTTCAACTCCAGCTGCCACGTTAATGTGTCTTAACTAAAGTAAAAaccttcttttttctcttaCGCTGCCCAACTGCAACTACATCACATGATTGTCATATTTAAGCCGTAGTTGTCTTATTTTTTGAAGATCACTAAGCCTTCCATCTCTTCAGTTTACACACATCCCTTCCAACAGGAGCGCTGGAAAGAATGCCCACGCGATCTTCACAATGAGAAAGTCATTCAGACCATGCAAACATATGGCACAAAATGACGCTACCCGAGGACGCAAATTATGGTTACATTCACCAAAAAAGTGGAAACAAGTTAGGTACCAGTGCTTTTCCGGGAAAAGTAACTACGCACTGCAACGAAGTGCTTGTACAAGCCACTTGTGATACAGTTACTATCCAACTGATCAACGGGACCTCAAATCGTGAGGAGTAGTTGTGTTCTTCTGCTTCGTGCTTCTTTTGGACGGACGCATAGAACATGCGTCCGTCACACTCCTACTACTCCTCACAACTACTCCTCACGATTTGAGGTCCCGTTGATCAGTTGGATAGTAACTGTGTCACAGTAACTGTGTGGTAGTAACTGGTTCACATACGAGTTTGGTCAGTGGCACTAGCAAGTTACGCGTGTAGATACCCAGTCATTGCATGTTGCCTAAAATAGGCAGCTGCGCAGAAAAAACAGTAATGTGTGTGAGTCATTACAGTAGTGGGTCAGTGAGAGGGAACGACCAGAGAGGCACGATAAAGCATCCGAAATTGGCGCATCGCGTGCTGCGCTTTGAGTAGAGAGTGCAATGCAAACCACAACTGGACCCGGAATTAGAAATTGTGGCTACTGTTTAAAATTCATATTGAGACAAAAATTGTAAGGGAAGGAAAATAACCTGCATCCATAGTGGTCTGCAGTGTGATCTGCCAAATGTGTTAGTCATGCAAAAAGTGgggaaaaaaagacaagaaaacagGGCCGATAGGCTTCTGTAGTTCCCACTTCCGTTTGTAAACGCTTGTCGGAGCTGCACAGTCATATAACCTCTGCGTTGATACCACGGTTTTACATCGCAGTCCCAACTCAAACTTGTATTAAGGTATTTCTTATATAAAGCATTTCATAGTTCGGTAAAATAGCGTAAACGCAGGCGAGCTGGAGGACGAAATCCATTATGGAGGAACCTGAGCGTGAGCTACAAAAATCACAAgaacaaacacaaaacaagCTCAAATCTAGCTTGTTTTGTGTTTATTCTTGTGATTTGTGTAGCTTACGCTCAGGCTTTACCTCTACATGTCCATtggcaataaaagaaaaaagaaaaagaaagagtgcGCCTGCTGCAAAAACGACTTCTGCGTCATGGTCCACCACCGCTGCCTGCAGTCAGAGGGCGGGCCGAATAGCAAACTGAGATGCAGCACCCACTATCGAGATTATTTAAAAGCAGGGGATAAAGTCAGACAAGTGAAAGTCAGAATTGTACGTGTTGAACTATGCGCAAACGTGATGCCCTGACTACATGCAACGTGCAAGTGGAGAGCACGTACCTTGACCGATTCCCCGCGAAGTATTGGAGCCAAGCTCTTCACGTCTCATATTGCTACGCCTAGCTATTTTACCTAATCAATTTTGGTGGATAAGGAGCTTTTGAGGTAGGCTGCAATACCTGCGCCGGGTCTTCGTTGCTCAGCAAGAAAGAACCCATCTGACCTGTACGCTTGGTTTGAAATTTTATGTCACCAAGATAAGCAGTAGAATGTTCGAATGATTGGAAATCTACCCGAACCTGAACACTGGTAAGCATCGGCAGCAATAAAATACACCACAACCGGAAACAGCAACAAGAGTCATTGCTATTCAAAAGGACGTACTCAGAGCACAGCTATTACATCTGCATACATTCCGCTTTACAACACTGGTTAGAGACGTGCGCAAAAGCACTGGACACTTTATGTACGTAAGTAATGTCTGGCGACAGCGTTTTCCTAGGTGGACACATATTGCTTTTGCGATCTTAGCACGCTTCGCTCACGTATTCAGATGGGTGTTTTCACATCAACATTTTGAAGTATCATTCATCCGCGACATTATCCAGTTTGAATGACTCGAGGTTCCTCTTCTTAGGCAGAAATCTACTGCGTTTACGACCCCAGAAGCCCTAGCCAACAGAGTCAGCAGTTTACAGCCAAGGACATCCCTCTTGGTCTGTGCACTGCTGTTGTTTACTGCTGCCTTGGAATATCGGACAAGACTCATAACTTGACGTCGTACAACCATGCAGTGGATACCGGTGTTACTGGGATGGGCGCCTTCCTCAGGATTGTGCGTCGCAAGGCCCCTAGTGTGAAACGGTACGCTGCGCTTGGCGGCAAATCTACCGACTATGTTCAGTTGATGAGGGCCATAAAGGACAAGCGATCTCGCGAACTCTTTGTTCTTCACATCATTGAATGGCTCACGAACAGGAAGACGTCCTTCGATGGTATGGTTGTTGACATTGTCGAACCTGACCGTATGCCGAAGCCAGACGTGCTTGACGCGTTTCTGTTTGAGCTGTCGTCCAAGGTGAAGCACAGAGACATTATTGTTACGCTTCCGTTTGGCCACATAGCGGAGCACCGCTATTTTCAACCGTTTTCTTACAGAAAGGCGAGATACCTGATTAAGACCAGCCATCGTTTCACTCGTCCTGCGATTGGCATTTGTCCCAACCCTACACGTGGTGGGCCCTACCATTCGTTTCAGAAGGTCGTTAAAGAGACTAAGAAGCGGCATAAGAAGAACTGGTCTACGGTACTAAGGGAGAAGACGCTTTTTACGATATCCTTCTCTGGCTACAGCTACACCGTCAAGAACGCTTCGCTCACTACCGCCGCTGTGGAAAAGGTCGAATCCTACAACGTGTCTACCTACGCAGATATTTGCAAGAAGGTAGTGAACCATAGCTGGAGTCACAAATACATCGGAGAAACTGGCTGTCTTACCGCGTGGGCTGGTAAGCATTATATATCTTCACTGTCGCCAAAGTCCTTCGCTTCCTTGGAAGACAAGAATAAAATTCGTGGCATCGTGGTCTTTGATCTTGACAAGGATGACTTCAGGGGCGTCTGTGGCGAACCTTACCCGTTGATGAGGGCACTCGACGACGCACTAAACCGTGCAAGGTGATCGAAAGTTCTAGTTCATAGCATGTAATAAAGAAGCAAGATGTTTCGTGTGAGAGTTTGTTAATAAAAGCGTTTACGTAACACATGCTACGCGAAAGCAAGAGCATACGGACTACGTCCTAAACGGGAGCTAGGAAAATGCAGGTACCGAGAGAGAAAATGCATGTAAGAAATTAGGCCGCAATATTGTCGATTCATGTATTCTGTGCCTGAGCATAAACGCCTCTATTATTGCCGCATCATAGGGCAACTGTCAAGCATGTGCTCACTGAAGCAGATGTTCACACGCCCCTCATTGACCAACACTGAAGGGGTGACAATACAAAGTACCCGTTGCGTGGTTTGTGAGGATGTACATGGTCTCTACATGTCTTCACTGAAGGAGAAATTCCTTCCGCCACACCGCCTTTCCTTGTTGTGAAGAATGTTCGCTTAGAGAATTGATTGAAATCGGCACTTAGAATTTCTGTCGACATATGCTTTGCTTTACCATTGTGATGCATATTCGTCTCTTGTATAGGACATCCCATCAGTGCATTCCTTGCTTCCAGTTCAGTATTCGTTTTCTGCATTCAAAAATAATAGAGCCATCACAAGTGCGGTGTACCCTGCGGGGTGACAACGATATCGGGTCGGTCGAAGGATCCTcctaaaataaaaatatggagaaataCTGAAAGCATTTCATAGTTCGGTAAAATAGCGTAAACGCAGGCGAGCTGGAGGACGAAATCCATGATGGAAAAACCTGAGCGTGAGCTACAAAAATCACAAGAACAAACACAAAAGCTCAAATCTAGCTTGTCTAGCTAGCTCTTTACAGAAAGTAAACGACTCAGTGCGGAAACCGTACATTGTACCGGGCCGAGGAAAGCCGTTAGATCTTTTCACTGTCTTTTTCTCTTAGTACTAATATGTTTCGTTTTTTACGTGGTGTGCACGTACGTGGAGATGCTGAAACCACTGTGATTGTTGACCACACCCTGACGTATTGAATGAAGCCCCGTGTCAAGGAGTAGGTAATAGCAAATGACAGCGCATGGAAATTGTTGAGAGAGTAAAATCCGCATGATAGCGGGCCAGGTTGGGGCGTATTTTCCTAGCATAGATAGATCCGAAAGGAACAACGTCGAAACGGCAGTATGCAGAGAATGTATCGAAGGGAAGAACGTCTGATTTCAAGGATTTTTCAAAGCGGTAAGTTGACGTGTAGGACCTAATGACAgtgacacatacactcttaaaaatgaacttcaccgcacagcacggtcctagccaaccatcatctcgaatgatatcgttatctgtcctgatgatttgttgaagacgggaggcgtacgcctttgtgtgacgcttatgctgttcataattgccgcaaaaaaagacgtacgcgtcccgttttcaacaaatcaggacagataacgatatcattcgagatgatggttggctaggagctcgctatgcggtcaagttcatttttgagtgtATAGGACTTAAAAGGGTTTGTTGTGGAGGTTGGGCGTACGTTGCACTTAGGAATGGCAGGAGCACCATCGCTTTTGATCAGTGTTGTGTTTACATAAACAGTAATGAAAAAGAAGTGTAGGTTACGTAACATCCAGAAATCTTTCGGATTGTGCTTGTCTTTGATGACAGTCTCCAGAAATAAAGGTTCGCATGTATGCAGAATTGAACTCAGGTCGACTTTTGCTTGCACTGAACTTgcatgtacgagggtggttccataagcttccggcccgaggtagaaaatgcgcgcgaatttgaaaatgcgattaaggacgcgtggcgccatctgttggagggccgcagcaccaccctcaaccctctccatgcttttgtcggttggagagcgacatttcaaacagccagggtgcactcttcagttaaaatggaaaaaaaaatcgagtaccgcgctgtgataaaattcttgacaaacgagggactttcgcctaaagaaattgaAGCgtgactggacaacgtgtacagggaagcctctccatcgtgcacaacggtaaaagactgggctaagcagtttcggctcgggcgagagtccattgaagatgatccacgtaCGCGATGgccgtccagtggaagtggtgacacaagaaaatttgtctcttgtcgaggaggaagtgctgagcgacagtcgtctgaaggtgaaggaaatctcagaaaggctggggctttccaaaacaaccgtttttcgcatcatcggcgagggccttcacatgaaaaaggtcagtgcgagatgggtgccacgatttctctcgtcagttcaaaagtaacagcgcgtcgtctgtgccaaagagtttttggagctctgtcaagagaacgaagaagaaatattgaagtcagtTGTCACAGgcgatgagactatggtgctctcctatgatcccctttcgaaaaaggagtcgatggaatggcgcaaaccaggagaagcacccccaagaaaagccaaggtcgtttttttaataattgggtgtttacgtcgcgagacaactgaaatcatgagcgacgccacagcggtcggtctgtggattgcttttgcccacctgagggttctttaacgtgcgatgaaagctcatcacacggcaccccgtatttaacgtccctcgcggaagatgacgtgtctaagcaacttgtaccctaaaagccaaggtcacacaatccacaaagaagatcatggcaacattATTTTGGGATTGTCTCGGGATCCTCCttatcgacttcaaagagaggaacaccacagtgaatgcgacttattatgcttcactcctgcaccgactgcgagatgccatcaaggaaaagaggcgcggcaggttgaatcgaggtgtccggttgctccaggacaatgcccctgtccacacgtcttctgttgccaaggctgcactgaaggagtgcggcttcgaagaaatccaccacccaccctacagtccagacttggcaccgagtgactacttcctgttctcaaacttgaataGGGATCtcagatttcaaaacgatagtgaggtgcaagaggcagttttccagcattttgcggacaaaacttcggactattttttcaagcgtataagaatgctggttgaaaggtgtcaaaagtgcatcgaagttaagggtgactatgtcgaaaagcgatacacttgtttcgtctctatggctattaaaagttggtcgggccggaaacttatggaaccaccctcgtatctgGAGTGAAGCGTTTCAAGATAGGGTAGATACATAGTTCTCAATTATAGGGGCAACTTTTGGCTGCTTGGGTGAGTCTTGCAACGATTGCGCTATTTTTGTTTACTGTTTGTGACGGATGACTTTGTCGCTGGGTGGCGTTAGAATTCCaggagaaaaaaatgggggCTTCTCCGTAGCCTCGGTGGCGCAACTGCGAAGCTCCTTTGCGAACGTTAAACCTATGGACAGAAGACGTTTCGTAGAAGGAGCTATGCCGCAAGAAGTAATGAGAAGCTTCCCCACTTGCTTGAAGCAGACctcagagtttttttttttcctgctgtTTTCTGTTGCTTTTACTTTCCTCCAAATGTTAAATGTAGCGCACAGTCGAACGTTTCTTGTACGAACGCATTGACTGCATTCATTACGACAATATGTAATTGAAGATCTGTTGTGATCtccgcacacacaaaaaaataaataaataaaaaaggaaaggaagaaacaCGTTTTCCAGGCAAGGCTGACGTCCTCACGAAAAAATATGTGTTAAGCTGTTTGTCACCTCCTTCAGCGCTTCAGCGAGGTTCGTAAAAGTCGTAATATGGGCTTGCATCACATTAAGTAGAATGATCCGCAACGTCACACGTAAAAGCACAAACGTAAATACATAACTGTCATTGCCTGTCTTCAATGGAAAAGCAGCTTATGGTCTCACCGACGAATCCCGATAAGTGCACAGGACATTATTAGCCTGCCAACATCTACATCTATTGTTGCTTATAATATGTTGTGCACAACTGCACACTAAGGCTGATTCTACGTTCATAGGCAAGTGCTGAGAGATAGTGGACGTAGGAAGAGGCTGTCGAGTACTATCGAGATTGTTGCCTATGCTCCGGGTCATACGTGCTTCTAGAAACAGATGACGACATTGTCGCCCATACAGGAACAATCAGGTTTTGCTGCGCACGTTGCGGTCGTTGCCGGAGACGCTTGATAACCCCTTTCTCTTTTATATAACCGCTGGTTTGTATGCCTTCCGTGAAGCGCGTTCGGACATGCGCAGGCAtgacaagagcagcattcagggacaccccctctgaaacacggcttgacctgatagcagaggactacgcaaggaagctaagtttacagggtggtgcgtgagtacgtgaggaggaacagacctgggcagggagaggaggacatatctgaggcgaacaattcccttttggcaccccgacctgataacaacaccgataacacgcccgggagcattcgcgtaagataaagaataagacgtgatgtataactgtgggaacgagcatgagactttccaaatatcgggagattgccggatgaaattggcagattggcgcctgtgatagccttctggacgacaaattcactaaatgcgagttctaagagtgcagcaagggcagcagctacggtccgcagacgatacacagactacgtaattttatgatgataccgtcattatcaaattggtatcaagagttattacgagctaaaatagaggaaactgacaaattggtgagagtgagtgccacttgggcaacgatttggcaaaatgtctgaagtatatagattgggctggttggtgtaaatccacaagcgaccaaagaacaaacacgaaacaacaacagagcgacttgtgtctgatcttgtctcctgtttgttctttggtcgcttgaaaatgaatgatttgaccaaacgctacttcgcaggctctggcaagggaaccaggtatgggccgcggactcatagctattaagcatggatatacagattacgtaattaagtgatgacatcttcgataatacgtttatatccagagttattactaaatgaaatggaagatacggacagtttggcgtctgcgagtgctatggcgatgcgagtggcaatgatttgatcaaacgcgacttctttggaccagatattttggagcagaactaaataccagatttggagataacgctaaacaagtgctacgcgccctcgagtacattatttatttctcgtttAAGAtttcagctattctgtgtccagagggctcttgaccactaaatagaagctgccccccccccccccacacacacacacacacacgcgcgcgcgcacaccaataatgaagaattcggaatgaaaccaggttttcaggcattgtttttacccttgctcgatgtagtgctgctcctgtcgacgttaggaaggacattcacattcgagcagtttttgtgactcatgaacctcaactagtagttatagcgattagcgatctggtctgaacgtgcattttgataaactacactgtaagtaatatgataattgagaagtaatagtggagactAGTGCAGACAAtaacatcatcttaattattacactaagtttatgggcttacagcatagcagcagcctctccggatatcatgcgcgaaaaactgtatactgagcacacagaagcgcagtgaaaaaaaaatagatggagtagttatgttcgagggtcattgtgtgaatatttttaattatttctctttccatgattttcttttttctttttcacgttgaaaatgcaagcaaaatcagcagtacagtgtgtaaaccgacaacttcagtgctcctgaacgttgggataatcgttcttgaagaactatgtacgaagaacttgcaacgcctttcaaattttcaatgtctcatttggaaaagaagctcatttgtccctgctggtgtgtcaagtgaagtttttcattgacgaattgtatatgcgaatgcctaataactataccgctcagctgtttacgctaaggtactttgctataattgcggtcctttccagggtgattacccccaccccccagggaggtgtacactccccctgaatttttccaaccactcccctgtaattcatgagatttcccgatacaccttggccaccaatgcatatacgcatagatatgtctccatatagatataccaccaTATGATTatctccactcgaaatcacgcagacatcttatcacgccgggtaccgcatcttggcttctatgcgcattgatgatagtgccagccccagcaacaatgacaaagacgaaattgtcgttcctcttcgctgctgatacgagttgcgcaacggactaaaggctgataccttcccaagcagcacaatgtaccgaaagtcgagtgcaataggggtggacgggtaggaggatagccttgaacagactcctgaaactaaagaacattgataagatacataccgtccacccctattgcactcgactttgagtgcattgtgctgcttgggttccgtttgaattcagcgtgagagccgcgacgatatgtcaaggaaaaaacttgccaagatacggggcacaaaagtgaacttgcacagcaGATCGCCGGCAGTctgaacatttacacggcaacagacacctacgagcactggtgctaaagtctgaggaaaagacatcatagatgaaaatacatatccgttacaacaacaaataaatcatgactatggcctggggtggttcaccgcttgagagcatatccgttacgaagccgtttgaatttcactgttcatggtaatcaaccaatttttctcgaagtgcagcacgcataaacaagtccatgattcgcttacacctcgacctgcaagaaatgacccacagtgtccttctgaaacattgcatcacttgccaacttctttgagaaaagtaaaaagtaacctttctgcaaccccgatgatggcaggggcaaccaaggaatacaccacaaagagtcactggtgtattctgcatagcgaagccattatcaacgacttatactaggcccttgtactgggattttaacagtggtgaccccaaaatttggaaaaggcgccggcacagccctctaaaacgggcaaaaccctttgtatcatggtgccaaaggcatattcgagacggcttatgctattgcccttcccactgggattgtaacggagacgaccgcaaaatccgtaaagaccgcagcagagccctttagaacgggcaaaacatctttaatcatggttccaaacagatattatcaacggcttatgatgctcttctacagggatcgcaacagaagcgaccaccaaatgcggaaaaggcagcaacagagtcctttagaacgtacgaaaccccttgtatcatggtacc includes these proteins:
- the LOC135399109 gene encoding uncharacterized protein LOC135399109 isoform X2, producing MEKTEIYCVYDPRSPSQQSQQFTAKDIPLGLCTAVVYCCLGISDKTHNLTSYNHAVDTGVTGMGAFLRIVRRKAPSVKRYAALGGKSTDYVQLMRAIKDKRSRELFVLHIIEWLTNRKTSFDGMVVDIVEPDRMPKPDVLDAFLFELSSKVKHRDIIVTLPFGHIAEHRYFQPFSYRKARYLIKTSHRFTRPAIGICPNPTRGGPYHSFQKVVKETKKRHKKNWSTVLREKTLFTISFSGYSYTVKNASLTTAAVEKVESYNVSTYADICKKVVNHSWSHKYIGETGCLTAWAGKHYISSLSPKSFASLEDKNKIRGIVVFDLDKDDFRGVCGEPYPLMRALDDALNRAR
- the LOC135399109 gene encoding uncharacterized protein LOC135399109 isoform X1 — encoded protein: MLPNEFLTPYWDDAYTPRRMSNLMLSNPEHSRRLQRGLRLTVLFVSAILATGCIALLVTAIQRSGRRHRAHRYPPGIPQDVAPEGIESQGLLRKKLNRFFNRGAFQAKHHHIGQVPGKKGNEIPSVAAGRWKKRAEIYCVYDPRSPSQQSQQFTAKDIPLGLCTAVVYCCLGISDKTHNLTSYNHAVDTGVTGMGAFLRIVRRKAPSVKRYAALGGKSTDYVQLMRAIKDKRSRELFVLHIIEWLTNRKTSFDGMVVDIVEPDRMPKPDVLDAFLFELSSKVKHRDIIVTLPFGHIAEHRYFQPFSYRKARYLIKTSHRFTRPAIGICPNPTRGGPYHSFQKVVKETKKRHKKNWSTVLREKTLFTISFSGYSYTVKNASLTTAAVEKVESYNVSTYADICKKVVNHSWSHKYIGETGCLTAWAGKHYISSLSPKSFASLEDKNKIRGIVVFDLDKDDFRGVCGEPYPLMRALDDALNRAR